TATTAAAACAACCTCGGCACCAAGATTGGCTGATGCTTTGGCAATTTCAAAACCCATTTTTCCACTAGAATGATTACCAATAAATCGTACAGGATCGATAGCTTCATGCGTTGGGCCAGCTGTAATAAGTACTTTTTTTCCTTTAAGGGGTAGTGTCTCTAAAATATTATTTTCCATAAACGAAACAATAGATTCGGGTTCTGCCATTCTACCTTCACCTACTAAACCACTGGCTAATTCTCCACTTACGGCAGGAATCATAATATTACCGTAGCTTTTTAAAATCTTAAAGGAGCGTAAGGTACTTTCGTGTTTGTACATATCTAAATCCATGGCTGGTGCAAAATATACAGGACATTTAGCAGATAAATAAGTCGCTAACAACAAATTATCACAAACGCCATTTGCCATTTTTGATAAGGTATTTGCTGTAGCGGGCGCAATAATAAATAAATCGGCCCACAAACCTAAATCAACATGATTATTCCATACAACGTTATCCGCTTCTTCATTTATGAAAGATGAATAAACTGGATGTTTTGAAAGTGTTGATAAGGTTAAAGGAGTAATAAATTCTTTAGCAGAAGGTGTCATAACGACTTTTACGTTAGCACCCGATTTTACAAACAACCTTACTAATGAAGCTGTTTTATAAGCGGCAATACCAGCAGTTATACCTAATAATATTTTTTTTCCGCTTAAAATACTCATAAAAAATAGTTTTCAGAATTCTTATGATTAATACGAATTAAACTCCAAGACCATATATTTAT
The genomic region above belongs to Mariniflexile litorale and contains:
- the coaBC gene encoding bifunctional phosphopantothenoylcysteine decarboxylase/phosphopantothenate--cysteine ligase CoaBC, whose amino-acid sequence is MSILSGKKILLGITAGIAAYKTASLVRLFVKSGANVKVVMTPSAKEFITPLTLSTLSKHPVYSSFINEEADNVVWNNHVDLGLWADLFIIAPATANTLSKMANGVCDNLLLATYLSAKCPVYFAPAMDLDMYKHESTLRSFKILKSYGNIMIPAVSGELASGLVGEGRMAEPESIVSFMENNILETLPLKGKKVLITAGPTHEAIDPVRFIGNHSSGKMGFEIAKASANLGAEVVLITGPTHQKVSHNLIHVIPVVSANDMYDAVHEHFKMVDIAILSAAVADYKPKEVASQKIKKKASTLTLELEKTKDILASLGAIKTNQYLVGFALETNNELENAKDKLKRKNLNLIVLNSLNDIGAGFKSDTNKVTFIDDEDTVTKFQLKSKAAVANDLLNKILEQINA